The window GAACCCACGGCAACCGCGGGGCGACCCCCCGCCGGTGCCAACGCCGGCCCGAATCGGGCACGATAAGAGAAACGCGCGCACCCCCGGGCTCTGCTTGGGGGTTTTTTATTTTGGAGAACCCACGATGTCGACGAAAATCAAAGGCTTGAAATGCAAGGAATGCGGGGAACTCTACCCCGCCAAGGCCATCCACGTCTGCGAGTTTTGTTTCGGGCCTTTGGAGGTCGATTACAATTACGATTTCATCAAGCGGTCCCTGACCCGGGCCAAAATCGAGTCCGGCCCCCACACCCTGTGGCGGTACTGGGACCTGCTTCCGGTGGACACCGACAACGTCGTCTCGATCCACGAGGGCATGACGCCGCTCTTCCACGCCAAAAACCTCGGCCGCGCCCTGGGCCTCAACAACCTCTTTATAAAAAACGATTCCGTGAACCCCACCTATTCTTTTAAAGACCGGGTGGTGAGCGTCGCCCTTTCGCGCGCGCGGGAGTTGGGTTTCGACACGGTGGCCTGCGCCTCCACGGGCAACCTGGCGGGCGCGGTGGCGGCCTACGGGGCGTCGGCGGGGTTCAAGACTTTCGTCTTCATGCCGGCCGATTTGGAGGCGGGCAAGATCGTCGGCGCGGGGGTTTACGATCCCGTGATTGTGGGCGTGCGCGGCAACTACGACGAAGTCAACCGCCTCTGCGCCGAAGTGGCCGACACGCACAAGTGGGCCTTCGTCAACGTGAACCTCCGCCCCTACTATTCGGAGGGGTCCAAAACCCTCGGGTTTGAGACCGCCGAACAACTCAACTGGCGGGCCCCCGACCACTGCGTCGTGCCCGCCGCGTCGGGGTCCCTGTTGACCAAGATCCACAAAGGCTTGAAAGAGTTCGAAATGTTGGGGCTCATTCCCAAGCACAAGACGCGCATGTCCGTCGCCCAGGCCGAGGGCTGCGCCCCCGTGGCCACGGCCATTCGTGAAAAAACCGACGTCGTTCGTCCGGTCCGCCCCCGCACGATCGCCAAATCCCTGGCCATCGGGAACCCCGCGGACGGGCCCTACGCCTCCCGCATCGTGATGGACACCCACGGCGCCACCGACACCGCCACCGACGACGAAATCGTCGAGGGCATCCGTCTTTTGGCCCGCACGGAGGGCCTTTTCACCGAAACGGCCGGCGGCGTGACCGTGGCCGTGTTGAAAAAGCTCGCGGCGAGTGGTAGGATCTCCACCGACGAGCTCGTGGTGGCTTACATCACGGGCAACGGTTTCAAAACGATGGAGGCCGTCGCCGGGCGCGTGGCGCCCGTGCACGAGATCGCGCCGCACCTCGCGGAATTCCGCGGGCTCTACGAACGCCTCGCGCGGCCCCCCGTTTGACCCAAGGAGACTTTCGATGGCCGCCAAAGTTCGCATCCCCGCCCCGCTGCGCCGTTTGACCAAAGACCAAGCCGTGGTCGACGTGGAGGGCGCGACCGTCGGCGAAATCATCGCCAACCTGGACAAGGGGTTCCCCGGCCTGAAAGAACGACTCTGCGACGAAACCGGCCAAATCCGCCGGTTCATCAACGTCTTCGTCAACGGCGAGGACATCCGCTTCAAGGACGGCGCCAAGACCACCGTGGCCGCCGGCGCCGAGGTCAGCATCGTCCCGGCGATTGCGGGCGGGGTTTCGGCCCTCTCAACAGGGGCCGCGCCCTGTCATCGGAGCGCCGCGCGGATGACGGGCGGGGTTTCGGCCCTCTCAACAGGGGCCGCGCCCTGTCATCGGAGCGCCGCGCGGAGGACGGGGGGCCGATGAAACGTCGGGTTCACCTCATTTTTCCCAAGGATCTCGTGCAAAAGCCCCTCACCTGGGAGCTGTCCAAAAAATTTGACATCGTGTTCAACGTCCGTCGCGCGAAGATCACCGAAACCGCGGGGGAGAGCGTGCTGGAGCTGGAAGGCGACGCCGCCCTCCTCGACGCCGCCACCGCGTGGCTCAAAAGCCAGGGGGTCAAAGTGGAATCCGTGACCCACGACACGCTGGAGGGTTGACCGCTTTCGCCGCCGTCCCGGGCCCCAATTTGCCGTTGCCGCACGATCGCCCAGGGGGGGAGGAGTCGTGAGTTCGGACGTTCTGGTCCTTAACCGGCGTTTCTACGCCATCCATGTCACCTCGCTCAAGCGGGCGTTGACACTGCTTTACCTCGACCACGCCCAGGTGGTCGACGCGGAGTACCGCACCTACACCTTCGACGATTGGCGCGCCCTCTCCGCCTCCCGCGCCGAACACCCCACCGGCGTCATCCGCACGCAGCGGTTTTCCTTGGCGATCCCCGAAGTGATCGCTTTGCGCGTTTTCGACCGGTTGCCCCAGAGTCAAGTCAAATTCACCCGCCGCAACATCTACGACCATTACGGGCATCGTTGTTGTTACTGCGGGGAGAAATTCTCCACCGAAAATTTGAACCTCGATCACGTGGTTCCGCGCAGCCGCGAAGGGTCGACCACCTGGGAAAACATCGTCACCTCCTGCATCCCCTGCAACCTCAAAAAGGCCAATCGGACCCCGGCGGAAGCGGGCATGCGGTTGCTGATTCAGCCCACGCGCCCCCGCTGGAAAGGGCCGGCGTCCCTCGTCTTTAAATCCAATTTCAAAGTGCGCCAGTCCTGGCAGCGGTTCGTGGACAACGCCTACTGGCACAGCGAGTTGGAGCGCTGACATGAGCGGCACGGTCCTGATCGTCGAAGACGACCCCTCCATCCGGGAGGTGATGGCGGAGGCGTTGGCGGCCCAGGGCCACAGCGCCATGGTGGCGGCCTCGGGCGAAGAGGCTTTGACGCTCCTGGAGATCCGCCCCGTGGACTTGGTGATCATGGACCTGCGCATGCCCGGGATGAACGGCGTCGAAACCGCCATCGCCATGAAGCACCGTTGGCCCCACCGCCCCATCATCCTGTGCACCGTGTGCGAGGAGTGGCGGGTCCGCGATCACATCGGACGGTCCATCCAGGCCTACCTGCCCAAACCCTTCACCTTCCACCAACTCAAGGACACCGTCGAAACCACCCTCGCCGGGGTTTCTTGATTGACAGGCGTCTTGAGGAACTTGTAAGCTTCGCCCTTCGCGATCGTAAATACAGCCATGTCCGAACCCACGAACGAACCCAAAGACAGCGCCCCTCTTTTAAACCCGGAGCTGACCCGCCGCGGCTTGCTGGCCGGGGCCTGGGCGGCTTTCGGCGCCTTTGTGGCGGGCAGTCTGGGCGCCAGCGCGCGCTTCATGCTCCCGAACGTCCTCTACGAACCCTCGCAACGGTTCAAAATGGGGAAAGCCCTCGACCTGCCCCTGGGCGTCACGATCAACAAAAAAGAACGGGTGTGGGTCGTCCGGGACGAAAAAGGCGTTTACGCCCTTTGGTCCCGCTGCACCCACCTGGGGTGCACCCCGAACTGGTTCCCCGCGGAATCGCGGTTCCGCTGCCCCTGTCACGGCTCTAATTTTAATGTCGACGGCGACGTGGTCGCGGGCCCCGCGCCCAAGCCCCTGTGGCGCTGCGCGGTGGATGTGACCCCCGACGGCGATCTCGTGATCGATAAATCCCAAATGGAAAACCGCCCCGGGTTCCGTGAAAAGGGCGCCTTCCACCTGGTCGTCTGATGCTCTCCCTCCAAGAAGCCAAAGACAAACTCATCAACAGCCAGATCTGGCGCTCCATGTTCCGGGGCGGCACCTGGAAAGACACCTCCCGCGACCGCGCCCAGCACATTCTGGGCAACGTCTGGCTGCACCTGCACCCGGCGCGCATTCGCCAGCGCGCGGTGCGTTTCACTTACACCTGGGGTCTGGGCGGGCTCTCCTTCGGCCTCTTCATGATCCTCACCCTCACCGGTCTCCTTTTGATGTTTTATTACCGGCCCTCCGTCGAATTGGCCTACCGGGACATCAAAGACCTGGAATTCGCCGTGTCCCTCGGCGTTTTCCTCCGCAATTTGCACCGCTGGAGCGCCCACACCATGGTGCTGTTGGTGATCCTGCACATGGTCCGCGTGTTCCTGACGGGGGCCTACAAAACCCCGCGCGAATTCAACTGGGGAATCGGGGTCGTTCTTTTGGTGGTGACGCTCTTCCTCTCGTTCACCGGGTACCTGTTGCCCTGGGACCAGCTCGCCCTCTGGGCCGTCACCGTCGGCACCAACATGGCGAGCGCGACCCCCTTTGCGGGGGCCGAGGGCCCCTTCTCCAATTTGCTGGGCGTGACCAACGCCAACGACGCCCGCTTCGCGCTCTTGGGCGGCACGTCCGTGGGCGCCAACACGCTCATTCGCTTTTACGTTCTGCACTGCGTGGCTGTCCCGTTCGTGGCCGGCGTGCTCATGATCGTCCACTTCTGGCGGATTCGCAAAGACGGTTTCTCCGCGGCGCCGCTCCCCGGGGACGCGCCCGAGAAGAAGATGGAAGTCTGGCCCAATTTGGTTGTTCGCGAATACATCGGCGCGGTGTTGATGCTGGTGTTCTTGATCGCCTGGTCGATCCTTCAGAACGCCCCCCTGGAAGAACTGGCGAATCCGGGCGTGACCCCGAACCCGTCCAAGGCCCCCTGGTACTTCCTGGGCCTGCAAGAGTTGTTGGTGTATTTTGATCCGTGGCTGGCCGGGGTCGTTCTGCCCGGGGTGATCGCCATGGGCCTCATGGCCATTCCCTACATCGATCCGGACGCCAAGCGGGGCGTCGGTTACTACTCCATCAAGGAACGGCCCTTCGCCAGCACGGTATTTCTCTTCGGCATCGCCCTCTGGTTCCTCCTGATTTTCATCGGGACCGTGTTGCGCGGTCCGAACTGGAGCTGGTACTGGCCCTGGGAGTCCTGGGAGATTCACAAAGCCCTTCCCCCGCCGTCCTGGAGCCTCATTCTCGTCGACTTGACGGACAAGGCGGGCGTCTTCTTCACGAGCCAGAAAACGCCGGGGGTCCGCGTTCCCGGTTTCTTGGGCATCGCCGCGGCCCTGGCCGCCGCCGGCGGGTTGATCGGCGCCTATTTCGGGGCCGGCCTGGCCTTGCCCCGGCTGATCAAGAAAGAGTGGTCTTTCCGACGGGCGTTGTGGGTGACCGCGGTCGCCTCCCTTTTCGTGGGCGTGGCGGCGAAGGTCGGCCACGTTTTTCTCCGTCATCACGATTTCATCGGGAAAAACATTCCCCAATTCGGCCCGACGGAAATCGCCTACGTGGCGGTGGTGTTGTTCATCGTCGTGGTCATCGGGTTCCTTCTGCCCCAGAAATATCTGCGCGCGTCGCCCTTGAGCCCCGTGCAGTACGTCACCACCATGCTCCTGCTTTTGATGATGCTGGGGGTGATCCTTAAAATGGGCGCCCGGATGGGCTTTAACATCAAGTACATTCTCAGTTTGCCGTCGATCAATTTGAACCTATGAGCGTCAAGGAATTGCTCCTCACGCGCTATTTCACCCTGCGCAACCTCTTCGTGGGCGGCAACGTCGTCCTCGTTCTGCTGTTGGCGGCGGCCGTGGTGAAGGACCAGCGCCGGGAATGGAAAGAGGTTCAAAAGGAATTTTACGCCCGGGAATTCAAGCGCCTGAAAGAGGAAAAAAAGAACACCCCCGACGCCGCCCACGTGGACAAGCACCTCGCCCTGCTGCGCGGCCAGGGCATCAAATTGCGTCAGTTGATGGTGCCCGCGTTGGACCGCTACGACCGATGCATCACCTGTCACTTGGGTTACGACACGGGGATCGCCCCGACGCAAACCACCGTTTACGACGACCCCCCGCACAAGGCGCGGCCCAGCGCGATCCACGCGTCCCACCCGGCGGATAAATTCGGTTGCACGGTGTGCCACGAGGGCCAGGGCCTGGCGACCACGGCGCGGGCCGCCCACGGCCCCGTCAAGCATTGGGAAGAACCGATGAGGAAGGGCGCGGTGCTGGAAGCCTCCTGCGCGAAGTGCCACAGCAATCTGTGGGACGCCGCGGCCATGCCCTTCACGGACAACTGGCGCAAGGGCGAGGCCCTTTTCCAGAAAATCGGCTGCATCGGCTGCCACCAGATCCACGGCCAGGGCGGCCCCATCTCCGTGGACTTGGCCGAGGAAACCGCCGACAAGCCCCTTTCCCGGATTGATTTCAGCTTCACGGGCCTTCCCCACGAGGACCGGACGCTGGAAAATTGGATTCGGCTGCACTTCGTGAAGGACCCGTGGACCCTTGTTCCCGGCGACCCGGAAGGCCTGCACAACGACGAGCCGGTGCCCCCGTCGGGCATGCCGTTCTTCAGCCTGTCCGCCGAAGAGGCCGACGCCTTGACGACGTACGTGTTGTCCCTCGGCGGGGACCGCATCCCGGCCGAATTCCTGGCCCCGGCGAGCCCCCGCCCCGCGCCGGTGTTCCGCAACGCCATCGAGCGCGGCCGCGCGGTGTACGTGAAATACGGCTGCGGCGGCTGCCACGCCCCCGACGGGACCGGGGGGATCCGCAATTTCAACTACGTCAACGACACGGAACCCAATTTGGTGAAGGTCGTCGGCACCTACACCCGTCACGAGCTCCAGGAGAAAATCGAGAAAGGCGTGTCGCCCGTGGACAAAAAAGATCCCAAGGGCCCGACCCCCTCCCTGTACATGCCGGGGTGGAAGGAAAAGATCAAAGGCCAGGAGATGGACGACCTGTTGACCTATCTGTTCAGCATTGCGGAAAAAGACGAGGACTGGTAAGCTTAATAAGAAGGGGAACGGAGGAATCCTATGAAAAAAACCATTCAATTTCTCATGACGGTGTTGGCTTTGACCGGGAGCGCGGTCTTCGCCGCGGACACCGCGTTCGAGGCCGAACGCAAAAAAGCCCTCGCCAGCCCCTACGCCAACGATTTCGGGCCCGAAAAACTGACGGACGCCCAGCTCGCCGCCTACCCCGCGGAGCACGTGAAAGCCTACAAAGAGGTGCTGCTCGTCAAATGCGCGAAATGCCATTCAGCGGCCCGGCCCTTGAACAGCCAGTTCTTCGAGGTCCCTGGCAAGAAAGAAGAGAAGGCCGCCAACTTGGTTCGCCTCCAGGGCGCCAACAAAGACATGTTCAAAAACCCCGCCGTCTGGCAGGTGGAAAACGACATTTGGCAGCGCTACGTGAAGCGTATGATGGCGAAACCCGGTTGCGAAATCTCCGAGCCGGAGGGCAAAGCGGTTTACCGGTTCCTCGTGTACGACAGCGAACAGCGAAAATCCGGCAAGAACGCCGCCGTCTGGAAAGCCCAACGCGAAAAACTTCTGCTTGATTTCAAAGCCAAGAACCCGGCCCGTTACAAAGAGCTTTACGAGAAATAAATCCATGCCCCGTGTCCTCGTCGCGGACGACGAAGCAAACATTCGTGAACTCGCCCGGGCCGTCCTTGAGCGGGGGGGCTACTCGGTTGTGGAAACCGCCACCGGGCCGGCCACGCTGGAGCTGTTGCTCCGGGAAAAAGTGGACATGCTCCTCCTGGACGTGATGTTGCCCGGACTCGACGGCCACTCGATCCTTCTGAAAATGTCGGCGAACGCGTCCCTCAAAAACTTGCCGGTCATCGTTGTGACGGCGTTGGAGTTCACCCAAGACATGTTTTCAAAATTCAACCAAGTGAAGGGTTTCCTCTCGAAGCCTTTCACGCCCCAAGACCTCGAACAGGCGGCGCGCCAGGTGGCGCCCGTTTCCCTTTAACCGTGGCTGAGGAAAAATTCGACGCGATCGTGGTCGGGGCCGGCCCCGCCGGCACCGCGGCGGCCATCACCATGGCGCGCGCCGGGCTCAACGTGGTTTTGCTCGAGAGGGGCGATGTCCCCGGAGCCAAAAACGTGCAGGGCGCCGTGCTGTACACCAAGATGCTCGATGAGATCGTCCCCGGGTTCTGGAAGGAGGACGGGAACCCCATGGAGCGGCCGATCACCGAACAGAAAATTTGGGTTCTCTCCAAAGACTCCGCCTTCCAAGTGGGTTTCAAATCCGAAAAATGGTTGCAGGAACCCCACAACTGCTACACCATCATCCGGGCCAACTTCGACAAATGGTTTTCCAAGAAAGCCGAGGAGGCGGGCGCCCAGCTCTTCACGGGCGTGACCGTCCGGGAAGGCATCAAAAAAGACGGCAAAGTGGTCGGCGTCAAAACCAGCGAGGGGGACGAACTTTACGCGGATGTGGTGATCGCCGCGGACGGCGTCAATTCCCTCTTGGCCCAAAGCCTGGGCCTTTTGGACGAGTGGAGTTCCGACGAAGTGGCCCTGGGGGTCAAAGAGGTCCTGGCGTTGCCGCGGGAAAAGCTGGAAGACCGATTTAATCTCGAGCGGGGGGAAGGCACCACCATCGAGATGTTCGGCGACAACACCCAGGGCATGCTCGGCTACACGTTCCTGTACACGAACAAAGAATCCATTTCCTTCGGCATCGGCGCCAAACTGTCCCATTTCCAGAAAACAGGCGTCCGGCCTCCGGATCTTTTGGAGTACGCCAAGAACCACCCCATGGTCCGACGTCTGTTGAAAGACGCGAAGCCCCTGGAATACTCCGCCCACCTCATTCCCGAGGGGGGCTACAACTCGATGCCGCCGCTTTACGCCGACGGGTTTTTGATCGCCGGCGACGCGGCCCAGATGGTCAACCCCTCCCACCGCGAGGGGTCGAACCTGGCCATGTCCGCCGGTCGCATGGCCGGGGAAACCGTGATCGAGGCGAAAAAGAAGGGGAATTTCTCGGCGGCGACCCTGTCGGCCTACCAAACCAAATTGCGCAATTCGTTTATCCTCCCCGATCTTTTCGACCACAAAGATCTGGAACCTCTGATCGAGAAGCACATGGAGCTCGTCAACCAAGGCCCGGAGCTGTTGGCCCAGGCGGCCTTGGACTATTTCGCGGTGGACGGACGCGCCCGGCGGGATGTGCAAAAGGCGATCCTTCAACGGGTGATGCGCAACCCCGCCGTCAAGGAACTGGCCAAGACCGAATTGACCCTTAAAAACGAATTCACCCTGATGAAACTCGCGCTCAAGATGCGCGTGCTTCTCTGGAAAATGACCCACGGGGGATAAAGGGACACTATGCCCGATTTGCCCAAAGTGAACGTCGATGAAAAGCTCGGGACGCTGACCTACAAGGCGGACCACCAGGCGCACATCACCATCAAAAGCGCGGACGTGTGCCACGACCGTTGCCACGACCGCCCCTGCACGACGATCTGCCCCGCCCAGGTGTACCGGTGGGAAGACCCCCAAAAGAAACTCGTCGTCTCCTTTGAAAATTGCATCGAATGCGGCGCCTGCCGCATGCTCTGCCCCTTCGACAACATCCAATGCCACTGGCCCCGGGGCGGTTTTGGGGTCCAGTACCGCTACGGCTAAAAGCCAATAAAAAACCCGCCTCGGTTTCGGGCGGGTTCATTGATTCCCCAACAATTCGGGTTAACCCGGATTCCGCAGTTGATCGCGAGGACCGAGACGGAAAAGACCGCCCTTTTTACGAACAAAAAAGTGCAGTCCGTAGCAGGGACTACGGGCAAACTTTTTTGTGAAGGAAAGAGGGCCGGATTTTCCGTCGAATCCCGCGACGCAACTGGGGAATTCGGGTTAAAGTTCAGCCGCCGTTGTTCGTTGAAGCGGGCGTGACGTGGACTGCCCCGGAGGCGCCGGGCGGGGCTATCGGCAGAGCGGACCCTTGGTAATTCAGAAAACTGTCAACGGTCCTCTTGAGTCCCCCGTAATCAAAACCGAGGGTGAAACTCCAATAACCCGAAGTTTTCGTTCGGAAATTAAGGCTGTAGGTCCCCGCGATCAAGGGGTCTTTGGTCAATTGGGTGATGACGACGGGGTCGGGACCTTTGGACACCGTGCCCGTCACCGTCAAAGTGGCCGTGTCGATTTCCACGTCAAATTCTTTGGTCAGGGCGGCGACGTTGCCCAATTGCAGGTTGTCCACGGGGCCCAGGTCCGTGTCCAGGGTAAACGTGACCGTAACATCCGGAAAGTGGGAAAGGTCGTAAGTCCCGCTAAAGGACGTTAGGGCCGTGGCGCCCGCGGGAGGGGTGCCCGTCAATCCGTCGTTGAAACGATCGCAGCCGCTGCCCAAGATCAGGAGGAGAGCCGTCGCCGCTGTTTTTTGAAATGGCGTCATGGTTACTCCTCGATCCGGTCCGGGATCCAATAGGCCAACCCCAG of the Elusimicrobiota bacterium genome contains:
- a CDS encoding cytochrome c, producing MSVKELLLTRYFTLRNLFVGGNVVLVLLLAAAVVKDQRREWKEVQKEFYAREFKRLKEEKKNTPDAAHVDKHLALLRGQGIKLRQLMVPALDRYDRCITCHLGYDTGIAPTQTTVYDDPPHKARPSAIHASHPADKFGCTVCHEGQGLATTARAAHGPVKHWEEPMRKGAVLEASCAKCHSNLWDAAAMPFTDNWRKGEALFQKIGCIGCHQIHGQGGPISVDLAEETADKPLSRIDFSFTGLPHEDRTLENWIRLHFVKDPWTLVPGDPEGLHNDEPVPPSGMPFFSLSAEEADALTTYVLSLGGDRIPAEFLAPASPRPAPVFRNAIERGRAVYVKYGCGGCHAPDGTGGIRNFNYVNDTEPNLVKVVGTYTRHELQEKIEKGVSPVDKKDPKGPTPSLYMPGWKEKIKGQEMDDLLTYLFSIAEKDEDW
- a CDS encoding cytochrome bc complex cytochrome b subunit, yielding MLSLQEAKDKLINSQIWRSMFRGGTWKDTSRDRAQHILGNVWLHLHPARIRQRAVRFTYTWGLGGLSFGLFMILTLTGLLLMFYYRPSVELAYRDIKDLEFAVSLGVFLRNLHRWSAHTMVLLVILHMVRVFLTGAYKTPREFNWGIGVVLLVVTLFLSFTGYLLPWDQLALWAVTVGTNMASATPFAGAEGPFSNLLGVTNANDARFALLGGTSVGANTLIRFYVLHCVAVPFVAGVLMIVHFWRIRKDGFSAAPLPGDAPEKKMEVWPNLVVREYIGAVLMLVFLIAWSILQNAPLEELANPGVTPNPSKAPWYFLGLQELLVYFDPWLAGVVLPGVIAMGLMAIPYIDPDAKRGVGYYSIKERPFASTVFLFGIALWFLLIFIGTVLRGPNWSWYWPWESWEIHKALPPPSWSLILVDLTDKAGVFFTSQKTPGVRVPGFLGIAAALAAAGGLIGAYFGAGLALPRLIKKEWSFRRALWVTAVASLFVGVAAKVGHVFLRHHDFIGKNIPQFGPTEIAYVAVVLFIVVVIGFLLPQKYLRASPLSPVQYVTTMLLLLMMLGVILKMGARMGFNIKYILSLPSINLNL
- a CDS encoding Rieske 2Fe-2S domain-containing protein; this translates as MSEPTNEPKDSAPLLNPELTRRGLLAGAWAAFGAFVAGSLGASARFMLPNVLYEPSQRFKMGKALDLPLGVTINKKERVWVVRDEKGVYALWSRCTHLGCTPNWFPAESRFRCPCHGSNFNVDGDVVAGPAPKPLWRCAVDVTPDGDLVIDKSQMENRPGFREKGAFHLVV
- a CDS encoding HNH endonuclease; protein product: MSSDVLVLNRRFYAIHVTSLKRALTLLYLDHAQVVDAEYRTYTFDDWRALSASRAEHPTGVIRTQRFSLAIPEVIALRVFDRLPQSQVKFTRRNIYDHYGHRCCYCGEKFSTENLNLDHVVPRSREGSTTWENIVTSCIPCNLKKANRTPAEAGMRLLIQPTRPRWKGPASLVFKSNFKVRQSWQRFVDNAYWHSELER
- a CDS encoding MoaD/ThiS family protein, which codes for MAAKVRIPAPLRRLTKDQAVVDVEGATVGEIIANLDKGFPGLKERLCDETGQIRRFINVFVNGEDIRFKDGAKTTVAAGAEVSIVPAIAGGVSALSTGAAPCHRSAARMTGGVSALSTGAAPCHRSAARRTGGR
- a CDS encoding FAD-dependent monooxygenase yields the protein MAEEKFDAIVVGAGPAGTAAAITMARAGLNVVLLERGDVPGAKNVQGAVLYTKMLDEIVPGFWKEDGNPMERPITEQKIWVLSKDSAFQVGFKSEKWLQEPHNCYTIIRANFDKWFSKKAEEAGAQLFTGVTVREGIKKDGKVVGVKTSEGDELYADVVIAADGVNSLLAQSLGLLDEWSSDEVALGVKEVLALPREKLEDRFNLERGEGTTIEMFGDNTQGMLGYTFLYTNKESISFGIGAKLSHFQKTGVRPPDLLEYAKNHPMVRRLLKDAKPLEYSAHLIPEGGYNSMPPLYADGFLIAGDAAQMVNPSHREGSNLAMSAGRMAGETVIEAKKKGNFSAATLSAYQTKLRNSFILPDLFDHKDLEPLIEKHMELVNQGPELLAQAALDYFAVDGRARRDVQKAILQRVMRNPAVKELAKTELTLKNEFTLMKLALKMRVLLWKMTHGG
- a CDS encoding NIL domain-containing protein: MKRRVHLIFPKDLVQKPLTWELSKKFDIVFNVRRAKITETAGESVLELEGDAALLDAATAWLKSQGVKVESVTHDTLEG
- a CDS encoding response regulator; this translates as MSGTVLIVEDDPSIREVMAEALAAQGHSAMVAASGEEALTLLEIRPVDLVIMDLRMPGMNGVETAIAMKHRWPHRPIILCTVCEEWRVRDHIGRSIQAYLPKPFTFHQLKDTVETTLAGVS
- a CDS encoding response regulator, which gives rise to MPRVLVADDEANIRELARAVLERGGYSVVETATGPATLELLLREKVDMLLLDVMLPGLDGHSILLKMSANASLKNLPVIVVTALEFTQDMFSKFNQVKGFLSKPFTPQDLEQAARQVAPVSL
- a CDS encoding threonine synthase, translated to MSTKIKGLKCKECGELYPAKAIHVCEFCFGPLEVDYNYDFIKRSLTRAKIESGPHTLWRYWDLLPVDTDNVVSIHEGMTPLFHAKNLGRALGLNNLFIKNDSVNPTYSFKDRVVSVALSRARELGFDTVACASTGNLAGAVAAYGASAGFKTFVFMPADLEAGKIVGAGVYDPVIVGVRGNYDEVNRLCAEVADTHKWAFVNVNLRPYYSEGSKTLGFETAEQLNWRAPDHCVVPAASGSLLTKIHKGLKEFEMLGLIPKHKTRMSVAQAEGCAPVATAIREKTDVVRPVRPRTIAKSLAIGNPADGPYASRIVMDTHGATDTATDDEIVEGIRLLARTEGLFTETAGGVTVAVLKKLAASGRISTDELVVAYITGNGFKTMEAVAGRVAPVHEIAPHLAEFRGLYERLARPPV
- a CDS encoding 4Fe-4S dicluster domain-containing protein — its product is MNVDEKLGTLTYKADHQAHITIKSADVCHDRCHDRPCTTICPAQVYRWEDPQKKLVVSFENCIECGACRMLCPFDNIQCHWPRGGFGVQYRYG